The DNA window gagctcgaagagcggctagccttcccacctcctccgcaacttgtgctctagaaggggcacgtcgacgacgagtatcactttgactTTGATcctgggcaattcccttgccccgatcaccaccacgacgagatgaagacataatataaatatttatggaaatttaaAGTCGTGaagatgataacgtgaacaacgtgagagtaaagtatgagcgcaaataacgtaaacaacttgagagaatgaggatggagaatagaaaaattgagattgagagagaaattcttattgacacaagaatggggtgagtagaaatgaagaggaggggggtatttataggggaaaattgtgattaaaaaaaaattgaaaaaacggccgaaccgccggttttccgccggaaccggcggttttcgtcgattttaaaaattcaaaattttgaaattaccgttggaaccgccggttttccaccggaaccggcggttttttggcCGAAACCGACGGTTTCTGTCAACGGTTTCTGACCAAACCGGGGGCCGGGGgagcggtttctgaaaaggctaggaagtaggcctgaaaaggtgtcgggaggtgtcgggaaccgccgaaccggcggttccggttcggaaccgccggtgacggttccaggccggttcggtttggagaccTATACTTGTCATGGATATAgtattagagcattagcaatagCAATGCTCTTCCCATAGTCCAGCCACAAATTCCTTCTCAGAGTCCGGTCATTCTCTATGCCCTTCCCATAGCCTTCCAACAGCCTTCCCGAAAGCCctccaatttaatttattttaattgttagtttttgttaagtattaaaaaaatgaagtgcaatgagTTGTATATAtagaatagaaaaaaaaaattacggcTTGGTCTACCATGTGCTCTCAGGCGCCCCTCCCCTTCCGCCACGGCTCAGCTGTTGCAATAGGGCCCTAGCCAACCACCGTCCCGCTAGGTGGTGGCTAGGGCCCTATTGCTAATGCTCTTGTAGTTACATCATTCAGTTGtagttaattaaaatataacttaataaaaaaattcaatgatAATTAAGAAGAGACTACTAATTTCAACGATAATAAGCTGTATATGCCCAACAACGACTAGCGACAACCCACCTCAACATTCACTATCTCGATTTCGATATTTTCAAAGTCGACACACTTCTAGTCACGAAGTAAGAGATGAAACCATGAATAACAAATGTGCGAATTAATTTGTTGTGGTTTATGACCGTTAGTGTTTTTACCCTTGTGCGCACGTGAACATGCCTCTACacaaaatttagatttttaatttttcttaatttaattggataTTTTTTAACTTTACTATGTGACAATGAATGCTTTTCAATACTTCACCCGTCCTAAAAAAATATGTTCATTTTATATTTCTGTTCgcctataaaaatatgaacattttcATTCATGGAAAGTTGTCTACAACTAATTACCTATATTCATTaaattatttacaacttatatcattattGATCATCATTATAAATTAGAGTAAGAatcgattttggtcctaaacatatgatcaaaatacgaatttgcCCCAAAACAttcacattttaaaaaatgggTTCACAACAAATGAAAACGTCGCCGAAGTAccgtaaaaaaactaacggtcaatgCTAATTGCACAGTGCCATGACATTAGTTTTTTctgacggaaccgtaaaaaaagaaCCACTCCGACAAAGATTTCATTTTGTTATGGGtatgtttttcaaaaagtaaagTTTTTGGACTAAATTCATATTATAGTCATATGTTTAgaccaaaattgacatttacgtgagtctcattatccactaataacgtgagtctcattattcactaatactattttaattatcattatactcctctttcatactttattaattgtgtATTAATTTTCGTGATATtttaaatgtatatatttttatgatagTATTAACTTAGATATGGAGTATACAGTAATATCAATAATTGATGAAGAGATTAAAGtcattaaagtcttaaaatCACATCAAACTCACACCGTCGACAATTCCAAAGTTTTATCTGATTGACCAAAATGCCCTCATACTGTTATTCATTACACGTCGCGATTTTGTTGGCTAATTTCCCAATCCCCATTTTGCCCCCTTCAATTGCAAAAATACCCAAATGATCCCTATCGAATGTCGAGACGAGACCCATCACTCAGAAATCCGTCAGACCtttcatctttctctctctaactcCCGCTTTCTCTCTCCTCTGTCTCCCCCCCTCCTCCCCTCTCTCCCCTAACAACCTGCATAGTATCGATCCGTCGGCTGCTGTCTCTCCAGCCATGACGATGATGACTCCTCAGCCGTTGGATGTAACTCCACTATCTTATTCACTCTCATTTTTCCTTAGTTGCTCATTTCCGGCTTTCTATCATTTCCGTGGTCCATTGCTGTGTGTGTTCATGCATATTAGCAATTTGTTTGCATTTTCTCCAAATTCATACCTTTTGCCGCAAGTTTAGGTGTTTGTATGGTGTGTGGGGGCTGAATGGTTGGATCAACTAGGGTTTTGCGTGAGCGAGAAAGGAGGTTTAAGCTAGttcaatttgaatttattgTAATTGTGCTGATTTAGTGCAAATGATTGAATTCGAGATTTCGACTTCTGGAATGAAGCCTAATTTTTGCTGGATCAAGATCAAGTTCATTTCTTTCTCATTTCTTTTTTGCTTCTGGACTTTAGCAGCAGGAAGATGAAGAGATGTTGGTTCCACACTCAGATTTAGTTGAAGGTCCTCAGCCTTTAGTCGAAGGTCCTCAGCCGATGGAAGGTGCTTCACTCTGCTACACTATTGTAATTGTTGATGTCTGTTTATAAGATGGAAGCATGCATAAATGCTAAATACTGCCGTGATTTGGTCTTTTGAGTTTTATGTATTGGTTACATATGGCTATGCCATTGTTGGATTcttcattttttatgatttataaGCAAAACTTCTGATTCTGTCTTTGTTTTACTCGAGTGTACTAAAATTAGTAGCTTTTTATAATTTCCTAGTGGCACCGGCCGACAATGACAACACGGGAAGTGTGGAGAATCAGGGAAATGAAGAGCCACAAGCATCACGTTTCACGTGGACAATTGAGAACTTTTCTCGACTGAATATGAAGAAGCTATATTCTGATGTCTTCACTGTCGGGAGTTATAAAtggtaatttttttgaatttcgAATATGGCCTCATTCATGATTCATTTACGCTCACGTGTTGGTGGCATCCAAAGAATGAATTTTATTATGTCTGTTAGAGCTACTTAGCACTTTATTATTATGGAAAGCAACTTGATTGCCTTTTGACACGAGTTTCCTTCTGCAGGCGCGTGCTTATTTTCCCGAAGGGAAACAATGTGGACTTCTTGTCGATGTATTTAGATGTGGCCGATTCGGCTACCTTGCCCTATGGGTGGAGTAGATATGCTCAGTTTAGCTTGGCTGTAGTCAATCAAATGCATAACAAACTTACAGTGAAGAAAGGTATACCCAAGAATTAGATCTGTTTTGATGCAATTATGTAGCTAAAGCTTGATATGTAATTATGTATTGAGACTCAAAATAGAGACTTTCATGTGTCTGTATATATATGATCATAATATaggtttttaaataaatatctcTTCATTGATTCATGGTATAGGTCCTGTATTGGATGCTGCCAGCTTGTAAACTAGAAGGCAAAAAATCTAGAGTTACCCTGATACTTTTCCTTCTATATACATGGCAATCAAGATACTGATTTTTGTAAATCGTGCTTAAAAGATTCTCAGTTATGTACATGACTTTTATTACAAAAATCTCTTCTAAACATTTTAGTTGATTGTATTATTGGCCTCACAATTCGCTGATTTCACTTTGAGTGAGTACATTGGCTATAAAatgttgaaaaaattaatgCTGTCTACATTCTGTCACTTGGTAAAGCATTTGCTACCTAAATCATGATTGTTGTGATTTATTCTTCCTTTGTTTGGGGCTCTGCAGACACACAACACCAGTTTAATCAAAGGGAGAGTGACTGGGGTTTCACATCTTTCATGCCTCTCAGTGATCTTTATGATCCCAACAAGGGGTACCTCATGAATGATACCTGTTTAGTTGAAGCCGATGTTGCTGTACGCAAGGTTATTGACTACTGGGCATATGACTCAAAGAAGGAGACAGGTTATGTTGGGCTTAAGAACCAGGGGGCAACTTGTTACATGAACTCTTTGCTGCAGACTTTGTACCATATTCCTTATTTCAGAAAGGTTATTTAAGTTTGCAATTTATCTAGTTCTGAATGAccaatatttaattattcaaggCCATTATTAGAGAAGTATGGTGAAGCCTTACTTTAAACATGTTATATCAGGCCGTGTATCACATGCCAACAACGGAGAATGATATCCCTACTGGGAGTATCCCTTTGGCTTTACAGAGTTTATTCTATAAGCTCCAATACAATGACACCAGTGTAGCTACAAAAGAATTGACTAAATCATTTGGATGGGACACTTATGATTCATTCATGCAACATGATGTTCAAGAACTTAACAGAGTTTTATGTGAGAAGCTTGAAGACAAGATGAAGGTACTGAAAATTCTGACACAACAGACCTCCTTCAAGATTCTTTTCTGTACTTATAAGGTCATTTTGgacttcatttttttcttttactggACAGGGTACTGTTGTCGAAGGGACCATACAAAAGTTATTCGAAGGCCATCATATGAATTATATTGAATGTATTAATGTGGACTTCAAATCAACAAGAAAAGAGTCATTTTATGGTATTATTTCGTTCTGAGGATGGCCTTTGTCTTTTAATAGAGATGACTTTATTTTAACAGTTGTTCTTGTGGGTGCAGACCTTCAACTTGATGTAAAAGGTTGCAAGGATGTTTATGCTTCATTTGACAAGTATGTGGAAGTAGAATGCCTTGAAGGAGATAACAAATACCATGCCGAGGAACATGGTTTGCAGGTATGTAATTCCTCTACTAGATAATGATGTAGTTTAGCTATATCTATATTATGTATTTTGAAGGTTGATAACTGCAAGAAGATCTCTGTGCTGCATGATAATCTAGACCTGACTCGGAAAGTTACATTTCCATAAATTGAAGTTTTTGAAGGAATGTTAATCTGTCTTGTGTCAACTATTTATTGAGAATAGTTCAACAGTCTATAAATGTAAAAAGCTTTTGAAATAGTCATACATCTATGGAACTCTGGCCTTCTTCTTGTGATTAGTCATGCACATAGTCAATGTCAATGTGACTGGTGCCTCCAATGTATGATGTTATAATAGTCCTGCAATTTATGGGTCGGGATAAGTGAATTTTGATTGAGAGATTGTTAATGAATTTCGACAACATATTTATAACAGTAGACCTTGTGGTTTGTAAAGCTCTGAACTCTGAAGTCGTCTGCTCAGACAGATCTTTAAGGATACACTGCATATCGTAGGAACCTGTCTGGGTTATGTTACGGTGGAGGAACAAGTTGTCTTTGTTTCGTTTTATTTAGAGATATGGCATGGCTATCAAGCAAGTTTATAGTGTTCAACAGATAAAAGTGTATTGACATTATGGGAGGTGCATGCTGTCTTTTGCATTGATAAAGCAATCAATCTGTACTTGACTTTGACAAGTGAAGTAATTTGTGGACTCGTTGTGATGATGGCTACGCCTGCAGTCCAAGGAACAGGTCATCATTGGAAGGAAATCTTGTTAGGTTGGTCTAATAGCAACAAGATCGTGGGGAACAAAAATTTCTTTTCATTAGAGGAAGACTTTCATTATTCTGTTTGAATGTCATTTCAGACGGCGTCGTAAATTATGGTAGTCATGACAGATGCATTCTTTTTCATTAGATGCAGCAGTGATTAACCAATCACAATTCACAAGTATATGAAAATTTAGTTAGCTTTATTTAGGATTTACAGTTTCTGTATGCTTTTATTCGTATTCGTTATGATAATTGATGCATTGTTTCTTCTACACAAGCTTTTCTctacatattaattaaattctttatttgaatattaggATGCCAAGAAGGGTGTCTTGTTCATTGACTTTCCACCAGTTCTACAGCTTCAGTTAAAGCGATTCGAGTATGATTTTATGAGAGATACAATGGTGAAGGTTAGTGGCTCACACCATAAACTTCTTCATCTTAAGAGTGGATTTTCACAAGTGCTTCCACAAGATCCAATTTTCTTTTGCCAAATATAATTGTTCTTGCTTCAAATCTCTTTCATGATATCGAAATTGTGCTTATACTGAGATGATGATGCTGAATTTGTTCAACTGTTACACACTGTCCCAATCAGTTGTCGTGTAAATTTATTCTGGCCTCAGTTTGATCCCTTATGCCGGTGGCTCATTTTGCTACAGCTCCTCAATGTAgacgagaaaaaaaaaaccatttgACCTTTCCAGCTTGGTTTACATAACTAGTGTatgcataatcaatattttTTCCTAATACAACTTTCGTTTCAGTGCTTCATGGTTTATGTCTGATGATCTTTAAGTGAAAATTAGGTTTTGAATCCATTGTAATTTGTCACTGATGCAGATAAATGACCGCTATGAATTTCCATTAGAGCTTGATCTGGATAGAGATAATGGCAAATATTTATCACCCGATGCTGATAGGAGTGTACGGAACCTTTACACGCTTCATAGGTGATTGGACCCCTTTATATTTATGTCTACCCTCACATGTTCTTCTGTTATACCTTTGACCATAAGCTGAAGAATACTTGTCTTGCTTGTTTCATGTCAACAGTGTCTTAGTTCATAGTGGTGGGGTGCATGGTGGACACTATTATGCCTTCATCAGGCCAACTCTTACTGATCAATGGTAGGTCTCAATACTTTTGAAGAATCTATTATCCCTTTCTCTTGTTCGTCCCTTCATATATTTACACTTAGATATGCATGGATACTGAATGGTTTGGAGCTTACCAGTTCCATTGTGATGATCACTGCACTAAGACATGCAATTATTTGTTACATTGAATGAGTTTACTTGGTCTTGCCTTATGCTCAGTCTCATCTTGCCATTGTATATTGCATATGCACTTTTGTGCTGCTTCCTGATGGTTTACTTTTGCACTCTTCAGGTATAAATTTGATGACGAGAGGGTCACCAAAGAAGATGTGAAAAGGGCACTAGAAGAGCAGTATGGTGGCGAGGAGGAGGTGATATATCTGCCTTTTGATATTTATCCTCTCAAACTCTCTATTGTAGTGGTACTTATGGTCATTTACATTACAGTTGCCACAGACAAATCCTGGTTACAATAACACTCCTTTCAAATTCACCAAATACTCGAATGCGTACATGCTTGTGTATATACGAGTGAGTGACAAGGACAAAATAATCTGTGATGTGGATGAGAAGGACATTGCTGAGCATCTTAGggtaatatttatgttttatacaTCTACCATTTCTTAAGGTAATTTTTTCATACTCTTACCTGAAACTTGACATGCCCTACTTAAACCAGATAAGACTGAAAAAGGAacaagaagaaaaggaagataAGAGAAGATACAAAGCACAGGCTCACCTTTACACTATTATAAAGGTTATTTTTCTCAACTGGCATTCTCATGTAGACTTTACTTTCTTATTCTTGAAATGGATTGCTGAAGCATTTCCAATGCAGGTTGCTCGAGATGAGGACCTGAGGGAACAAATTGGAAAGGATATCTATTTTGACCTTGTTGATCATGATAAAGTCCGCAATTTCCGAATCCAGAAACAGATGCCTTTTAACCTTTTCAAGGTACTTTCTCTTTTGGTTGAAATTAGGGAAATAGTTGTTACCCTAAATGTAGCTTGTTGTGTGatgaaaaatattattctttgATAATTCCTATGCTTGGGATTACTGGATGAAGTGAAACAGTTCAATTATAGTTCCTTGATGCTCTGGTCAGTCGTAGTGATTCTATTGGTATTTCAGTAAATCAACAGTGATACTGAATCTACTGATAAATGATGTAATTATGCACAAATTGAGATCATTTGTTACTTCTGGATCTAAATTTGGTGATGGCAGGTAAGATTGCTTGGAGAGAAAGGTGCTAATTTTAACTTACCTAGGATAACACCTGCGAGATGGAATGCATTTGGAAATAGTATGCTTCATCTTCAACTATTCCTAGTAAAAACATTAAATGCTACACTACAGCAATCCACTTAGAAATTTATCGATGAGTCATTcatgaaattattattaataataaccCGTTCTAAGGAATGCATGTGCAAGCTTTAATGATgcttaaaattagaaagatttatttttccaaaaatcCTGGGTTGATGCTTCAATTTGTCAAGATTTTGCACAGAGCTGATGGTAAATTGGTATTCCTGGTTGTTATTACTCTTTTCCGTCACATTTGGTTCTTTACTGCAACACACATATTCCCCTTTCTGACTCTGTGCATGTGcatatttatttccttttccttttgatTCATCTCAACATGATGAAGCATTTTTCATGTTTCTTGTGAAAGTACAGGTCTCACTTATGTCTATGCTTATTTTTGTAGGAGGAGGTCGCCAAAGAACTTGGTATACCTGTTCAATTTCAGCGCTTTTGGATATGGGCAAAAAGACAAAACCATACTTACCGCCCAAACAGACCATTGACACCCCAGGAGGAAGCTCAAACGGTAATTATGTTAGCTATGTTACTTatctgtattttatttatatgggTAGTTCCCATTTTGATGGTGCTTGGGGCACTCGTCGATAGCATTTATGAAAACTAAAATGTCACAATAGTTGTGCACTACGTACTTTTAGATGGGTGGCCTGCTTATATCTACTTCTCTTTGTTTTTTCTTTATGATGCCGTTGGCAAGCCTTATGTCAATTATAATTCTTGAGGCATTGAGTGTTTTATTTGGCTTCTCTAAGTTAATTCTTGTTTGTTTCTTTGTTGTGCATTTGGGAGGTTGTAGAGGAATAGGGATGGAGGAGATAATTTAACAGTTTTCTCACATTAGAATTTAGAAGGTGTATTTGTTAAGAATCAGCGGTcctttttttcaaaaagaaaatgttCCCTATTTAATCAATGAGACATCGAATGATTTTGTACAGTTGTACTTCCTGTTTGTGTATGATTGGTGATGCTTTGTTTCCAACTATTGTCATTAGAAGGTGTACTTGTTAAAAATAACAGtcctttttttatgaaggagAAAAGGTTCCCTATTTAATATGAGACATCAAGTGATTTTGTACTATTTTTGCTTCCTGTTGTGTATATGATTGATGGTGCTTCGTTTCCAACTATCGTCTTAGGCTTTCTGTACGCAGTAACTTTCATTCCCAGTTGGTTTTAGCTTTCCTAATcttatttatttgattgatgCGTCTTCGATTCCTGTGACTCAGTCAGAATGCTTAAAAGTGGCAtcttgtttattttctttttcatgcTTATGCTGTGCAGGTAGGAACACTGCGGGAAGTATCAAATAAAGCCCATAATGCAGAATTGAAGTTGTTCTTGGAAGTGGAGCGTGGACCGGTATATCTTTTGCCAATAAAGAAATAATATACACTACTACTTCGTACATGTTTATTGATATATTGTAGGTATTTCAGTTCTCCTATTCAATGTGAGTTGACTGTTTTCAAATTATAGGATTTACAACTGGTTCCTCCCCCAGAAAAGATTAAGGAAGACATACTACTATTCTTTAAACTCTACGATCCCCATAAAGAAGAGCTCCGGTACAACACACTCAACAAAAACGTACTGCATCATTTTAACTTCTAAGAATTCTGCCTGCTAATATGATCATTGAATCATTCTTTTTCCAGATATGTTGGCAGGCTTTTTGTAAAAAGTACTGGCAAGCCTCTTGAGATCCTAATGAAGCTGAATGAGCTTGCTGGGTTTGCTTCAGATCAAGAAATCGAACTCTTTGAGGTATGTTGTGTCACTATACAATAGTTCACATCTGGATTGTTCTGTTGGACAATATGATGTTACACATAAGACAAacatgtagtattatttttcttgatttataatTCACGGAACATTATTTCCAATGTCTACAGGAAATCAAATTTGAGCCATCTGTTATGTGTGAACGCCTTGATAAACGAGCTTCATTTCGTTTCAGTCAGgtattctctattttatttactataaataactTGTATGTGGCTCTTTGTGTACCATATGCTAACTCTCTTTGTCTCTCTCTCACGCACACACAGATTGAAGATGGGGACATTATCTGCTTCCAGAAATGGCCACCCCCTGAAACCGACGAGCAAGTTCGGTTTCCTGATGTTCTTTCTTATCTGGAATATGTGAAAAATCGCCAGGTTGACAATACTCCCCCTCCCCTGTCCCTCTACTGAGTTTTGGGATTTTTTCTTaagaaataattaatgaaatgtgCTGTTACTCAAGCTTTCcatctttaattaattgctgCCAAAAAATGCTCGGATCATTTACTGTCAATATCACTTTGTGTTTTTTTCATTCACTCCCTTCCGTTCTCTTTTCAACTGCTTCTTGGCAAACTTCattttactataattttatGTCAACTCTCAACTCCACCCCATTTCATTGTTGAGGTGTTGGTTGTACCAACTTGGGTATGTTTTCTTAATATTATATGGGACTTTTGACGGAAACTGATGTACATGTGCGAAAAGCTAGTCCTGGAAGTTCTTGTGCGCAACTATTATTTGCACCCTTTGACCTTTTCCCCTTTACCTCTGGACCTCAATGTGTGGTTCAACTCTGACAGATTGTCCATTTTCGAGCTTTGGAGAGGCCCAAGGATGATGAATTTTGTTTGGAGTTGTGAGTACTATCTGATATCACTTATCGACTCTGTTTCATCTAATTAGTCAGAACCATTTTTGAGATAAATGTGTATAACCATTTTTGACTTAACGTAC is part of the Salvia splendens isolate huo1 chromosome 22, SspV2, whole genome shotgun sequence genome and encodes:
- the LOC121787044 gene encoding ubiquitin C-terminal hydrolase 12-like isoform X3; this encodes MTMMTPQPLDQEDEEMLVPHSDLVEGPQPLVEGPQPMEVAPADNDNTGSVENQGNEEPQASRFTWTIENFSRLNMKKLYSDVFTVGSYKWRVLIFPKGNNVDFLSMYLDVADSATLPYGWSRYAQFSLAVVNQMHNKLTVKKDTQHQFNQRESDWGFTSFMPLSDLYDPNKGYLMNDTCLVEADVAVRKVIDYWAYDSKKETGYVGLKNQGATCYMNSLLQTLYHIPYFRKAVYHMPTTENDIPTGSIPLALQSLFYKLQYNDTSVATKELTKSFGWDTYDSFMQHDVQELNRVLCEKLEDKMKGTVVEGTIQKLFEGHHMNYIECINVDFKSTRKESFYDLQLDVKGCKDVYASFDKYVEVECLEGDNKYHAEEHGLQDAKKGVLFIDFPPVLQLQLKRFEYDFMRDTMVKINDRYEFPLELDLDRDNGKYLSPDADRSVRNLYTLHSVLVHSGGVHGGHYYAFIRPTLTDQWYKFDDERVTKEDVKRALEEQYGGEEELPQTNPGYNNTPFKFTKYSNAYMLVYIRVSDKDKIICDVDEKDIAEHLRIRLKKEQEEKEDKRRYKAQAHLYTIIKVARDEDLREQIGKDIYFDLVDHDKVRNFRIQKQMPFNLFKEEVAKELGIPVQFQRFWIWAKRQNHTYRPNRPLTPQEEAQTVGTLREVSNKAHNAELKLFLEVERGPDLQLVPPPEKIKEDILLFFKLYDPHKEELRYVGRLFVKSTGKPLEILMKLNELAGFASDQEIELFEEIKFEPSVMCERLDKRASFRFSQIEDGDIICFQKWPPPETDEQVRFPDVLSYLEYVKNRQIVHFRALERPKDDEFCLELAKNHTYDDVVERVAQHLSLDDPSKIRLTPHNCYSQQPKPNPIKYRSVDHLIDMLVHYNQVISDILYYEVLDIPLPELQCLKTLKVAFHHATKDEATILNIRLPKPSTVGDVLNEIKTKVELSQPNAELRLLEVFYHKIYKIFPTHEKIENINDQYWTLRAEEIPEEEKNLGQHDRLIHVYHFTKETAQNQVQVQNFGEPFFLVIHEGETLAEVKARIQKKLQVPDEEFSKWKFAFLSLGRPEYLEDSDIVSTRFQRRDVYGAWEQYLGLEHSDTTPKRSYNASQNRHTFEKPVKIYN
- the LOC121787044 gene encoding ubiquitin C-terminal hydrolase 12-like isoform X1, translated to MTMMTPQPLDQQEDEEMLVPHSDLVEGPQPLVEGPQPMEVAPADNDNTGSVENQGNEEPQASRFTWTIENFSRLNMKKLYSDVFTVGSYKWRVLIFPKGNNVDFLSMYLDVADSATLPYGWSRYAQFSLAVVNQMHNKLTVKKDTQHQFNQRESDWGFTSFMPLSDLYDPNKGYLMNDTCLVEADVAVRKVIDYWAYDSKKETGYVGLKNQGATCYMNSLLQTLYHIPYFRKAVYHMPTTENDIPTGSIPLALQSLFYKLQYNDTSVATKELTKSFGWDTYDSFMQHDVQELNRVLCEKLEDKMKGTVVEGTIQKLFEGHHMNYIECINVDFKSTRKESFYDLQLDVKGCKDVYASFDKYVEVECLEGDNKYHAEEHGLQDAKKGVLFIDFPPVLQLQLKRFEYDFMRDTMVKINDRYEFPLELDLDRDNGKYLSPDADRSVRNLYTLHSVLVHSGGVHGGHYYAFIRPTLTDQWYKFDDERVTKEDVKRALEEQYGGEEELPQTNPGYNNTPFKFTKYSNAYMLVYIRVSDKDKIICDVDEKDIAEHLRIRLKKEQEEKEDKRRYKAQAHLYTIIKVARDEDLREQIGKDIYFDLVDHDKVRNFRIQKQMPFNLFKEEVAKELGIPVQFQRFWIWAKRQNHTYRPNRPLTPQEEAQTVGTLREVSNKAHNAELKLFLEVERGPDLQLVPPPEKIKEDILLFFKLYDPHKEELRYVGRLFVKSTGKPLEILMKLNELAGFASDQEIELFEEIKFEPSVMCERLDKRASFRFSQIEDGDIICFQKWPPPETDEQVRFPDVLSYLEYVKNRQIVHFRALERPKDDEFCLELAKNHTYDDVVERVAQHLSLDDPSKIRLTPHNCYSQQPKPNPIKYRSVDHLIDMLVHYNQVISDILYYEVLDIPLPELQCLKTLKVAFHHATKDEATILNIRLPKPSTVGDVLNEIKTKVELSQPNAELRLLEVFYHKIYKIFPTHEKIENINDQYWTLRAEEIPEEEKNLGQHDRLIHVYHFTKETAQNQVQVQNFGEPFFLVIHEGETLAEVKARIQKKLQVPDEEFSKWKFAFLSLGRPEYLEDSDIVSTRFQRRDVYGAWEQYLGLEHSDTTPKRSYNASQNRHTFEKPVKIYN
- the LOC121787044 gene encoding ubiquitin C-terminal hydrolase 12-like isoform X2, with the protein product MTMMTPQPLDQQEDEEMLVPHSDLVEGPQPLVEGPQPMEVAPADNDNTGSVENQGNEEPQASRFTWTIENFSRLNMKKLYSDVFTVGSYKWRVLIFPKGNNVDFLSMYLDVADSATLPYGWSRYAQFSLAVVNQMHNKLTVKKDTQHQFNQRESDWGFTSFMPLSDLYDPNKGYLMNDTCLVEADVAVRKVIDYWAYDSKKETGYVGLKNQGATCYMNSLLQTLYHIPYFRKAVYHMPTTENDIPTGSIPLALQSLFYKLQYNDTSVATKELTKSFGWDTYDSFMQHDVQELNRVLCEKLEDKMKGTVVEGTIQKLFEGHHMNYIECINVDFKSTRKESFYDLQLDVKGCKDVYASFDKYVEVECLEGDNKYHAEEHGLQDAKKGVLFIDFPPVLQLQLKRFEYDFMRDTMVKINDRYEFPLELDLDRDNGKYLSPDADRSVRNLYTLHSVLVHSGGVHGGHYYAFIRPTLTDQWYKFDDERVTKEDVKRALEEQYGGEEELPQTNPGYNNTPFKFTKYSNAYMLVYIRVSDKDKIICDVDEKDIAEHLRIRLKKEQEEKEDKRRYKAQAHLYTIIKVARDEDLREQIGKDIYFDLVDHDKVRNFRIQKQMPFNLFKEEVAKELGIPVQFQRFWIWAKRQNHTYRPNRPLTPQEEAQTVGTLREVSNKAHNAELKLFLEVERGPDLQLVPPPEKIKEDILLFFKLYDPHKEELRYVGRLFVKSTGKPLEILMKLNELAGFASDQEIELFEEIKFEPSVMCERLDKRASFRFSQIEDGDIICFQKWPPPETDEQVRFPDVLSYLEYVKNRQIVHFRALERPKDDEFCLELAKNHTYDDVVERVAQHLSLDDPSKIRLTPHNCYSQQPKPNPIKYRSVDHLIDMLVHYNQISDILYYEVLDIPLPELQCLKTLKVAFHHATKDEATILNIRLPKPSTVGDVLNEIKTKVELSQPNAELRLLEVFYHKIYKIFPTHEKIENINDQYWTLRAEEIPEEEKNLGQHDRLIHVYHFTKETAQNQVQVQNFGEPFFLVIHEGETLAEVKARIQKKLQVPDEEFSKWKFAFLSLGRPEYLEDSDIVSTRFQRRDVYGAWEQYLGLEHSDTTPKRSYNASQNRHTFEKPVKIYN
- the LOC121787044 gene encoding ubiquitin C-terminal hydrolase 12-like isoform X4 encodes the protein MTMMTPQPLDQEDEEMLVPHSDLVEGPQPLVEGPQPMEVAPADNDNTGSVENQGNEEPQASRFTWTIENFSRLNMKKLYSDVFTVGSYKWRVLIFPKGNNVDFLSMYLDVADSATLPYGWSRYAQFSLAVVNQMHNKLTVKKDTQHQFNQRESDWGFTSFMPLSDLYDPNKGYLMNDTCLVEADVAVRKVIDYWAYDSKKETGYVGLKNQGATCYMNSLLQTLYHIPYFRKAVYHMPTTENDIPTGSIPLALQSLFYKLQYNDTSVATKELTKSFGWDTYDSFMQHDVQELNRVLCEKLEDKMKGTVVEGTIQKLFEGHHMNYIECINVDFKSTRKESFYDLQLDVKGCKDVYASFDKYVEVECLEGDNKYHAEEHGLQDAKKGVLFIDFPPVLQLQLKRFEYDFMRDTMVKINDRYEFPLELDLDRDNGKYLSPDADRSVRNLYTLHSVLVHSGGVHGGHYYAFIRPTLTDQWYKFDDERVTKEDVKRALEEQYGGEEELPQTNPGYNNTPFKFTKYSNAYMLVYIRVSDKDKIICDVDEKDIAEHLRIRLKKEQEEKEDKRRYKAQAHLYTIIKVARDEDLREQIGKDIYFDLVDHDKVRNFRIQKQMPFNLFKEEVAKELGIPVQFQRFWIWAKRQNHTYRPNRPLTPQEEAQTVGTLREVSNKAHNAELKLFLEVERGPDLQLVPPPEKIKEDILLFFKLYDPHKEELRYVGRLFVKSTGKPLEILMKLNELAGFASDQEIELFEEIKFEPSVMCERLDKRASFRFSQIEDGDIICFQKWPPPETDEQVRFPDVLSYLEYVKNRQIVHFRALERPKDDEFCLELAKNHTYDDVVERVAQHLSLDDPSKIRLTPHNCYSQQPKPNPIKYRSVDHLIDMLVHYNQISDILYYEVLDIPLPELQCLKTLKVAFHHATKDEATILNIRLPKPSTVGDVLNEIKTKVELSQPNAELRLLEVFYHKIYKIFPTHEKIENINDQYWTLRAEEIPEEEKNLGQHDRLIHVYHFTKETAQNQVQVQNFGEPFFLVIHEGETLAEVKARIQKKLQVPDEEFSKWKFAFLSLGRPEYLEDSDIVSTRFQRRDVYGAWEQYLGLEHSDTTPKRSYNASQNRHTFEKPVKIYN